The genomic segment CGACGTCCTGCTCCTGTGCACGGGCGGTCTGGCCGAACCGTTGCGCGGTGAGGCCCCGCTCGCCGAGCATCTGGCGACCCGCTGGGGAAGCGTCGAGCCACCCGGTCTCGCCGCCTTCCTCGCCGATGCCCAGGTCAGGGTCAAGGGCTACACGGACGACCGTACGGCCGCCGCCGTGTGGGAGGCCTGACGGCGACCACCCGGAGGGCGAGAGGGGCGTCAATCAGCCGCGCCCGGCCGCAGGTTGGCCTGTACCAGCGCAGGATTCCGGCCAATCAACATCATCGGGCGAGCGACCGGTCTCGGTCGGGGGGCGCCATGCGCGTACGGCAGCCGTGTCCCGGTGGTATACGGCCGGATCGGCAACCCCGCAGGGGAGGTTGGGCTGAACGGTCGCGGTCGGGCGGAGGTGCCCGGAGTGGGGCGTGGCGCCGGGTTCGTCGGGCTGTGCGGTGGTTTCGCGGGAGGGGAAGCGCTCTCACCACGCACGGACGGCTGGCTTGACTCTGTGCGTTTGAAGGCGTACGGAGGGTCGTTGCCGATTCGGCATGAGTGCCGCGATCCGGACGGGGCATGGATCCCCGTGAACGTGTTCGAGCAGGAGGGGAATCGGCATCGGCGTGTGGGCGGGGGTCATGAAGAGGCAGGCGCGAGGGGGCGGTCCCGTGGCGATCGGGGCCTCCTCGGGAGAGGCCGTGGAGGAAGCGGCCGGCGATGCGGAGGACAAGGCCGGTGCCGGACAGCTCCGGCGCAGACTCGGGCGGGCGGACCTGAGGGCGGTGCCCGAGGCCCGCAGGGCTCTGCGGGAGCTGTTGCGGCAATGGGGGCGGCCGGGAAGATCGGAGATAGCGGAACTGCTGACGAGCGAACTGGTCACCAACGCGATCATCCACACCGACCACGACGCGGTACTGACCGCCACGGTCTCACCGCGCGGACTCCATGTGGAGGTACGGGACTTCGTGGGGCGCAGACCCAAGCCGAGGATGTCGAACGCCGACGACGCCACCCACGGACGCGGTCTCCTTCTCGTCCAGTCCCTCGCCGACGCCTGGGGGGTCCAGGCGCACGGGGTGGGCAAGGCGGTGTGGTTCGACCTCGACGGCGGGTTGACGCGGTAACGACGGGGCCCTCGAAAGTGCGTCGAACAACGAGGCCGAAACCCAGGCCGAAGCCCAGGCCGGACGTGAACCGGACGGACGTGAACTGGCCGGACGTGAACTGGCTGGACGTGAACCGGCTGGACGTGAACCGGCCGGACGCGAAACGGACAGGGGCGCGGCTTCGTCGCCGCGCCCCTGTCCGATGTGTGGCTCGTGATCAGCCGAACTGCTGCTCCAGGTCCTTGAGCTTGCGCTCCAGGGAGTCGAGCCGCGGCAGGGCCATCGTGTCGTCCTCCGCGGTGAGGTCGACGGTGATCGACTTGTCAGAACCGTTGCGCACGGGCTGCAGGGAGGGACGCGAACGTACGGGCAGTTGATCCGGCGTCGATATGGCAGGCTCCGAGGCGACCTGAGCCGCGGGCACGCGCTCCACGGTGGTGTCCACCTGGCGTCCGCCACCGCCACCGCCGCCACGACCGGGCAGACCCCGGTGGCCCCGGCTGATGGCCTTGAGGTGGGCGCGCTCCAGGCGTTCCTGCTCCCGCTTGCGCGTCCGGTTCTCTTCCTTGATCCGCTTGTCCTCGCGCACCTCGTCCACGGCCTCGTCCAGGCTGCGCACACCCTCCAGGAGCATCAGCGACCAGGCCTTGTACGTCTCACGCGGGGCCCGCAGCCAGCGGACGATACGGATCTGCGGCAGCGGACGCGGCACCAGGCCCTGCTCGCGCAGTGCGGCCCGGCGGGTCTGCTTCAGCGCGCGGTCGAAGAGCACCGCGGCGGACATGGACATGCCGGCGAAGAACTGCGGGGCACCGTCGTGGCCGAGGCCCCTGGGCGCGTGCACCCAGTTGAACCAGGCCGCCGCACCGGCGAACGTCCAAACGAGTATGCGGGATCCGAGGGCCGCGTCACCGTGGCTGGCCTCGCGCACCGCGAGCACCGAGCAGAACATGGCGGCGCCGTCCAGGCCGAACGGAACCAGGTACTGCCACCCGTTGCTGAGGCCAAGGTTCTGCTCGCCGAAGCCGACCAGGCCGCGGAAGGAGAGCGCGGCTGCGACCGCGGCACAGCAGAAGAGGAGGATGTAGGAGGCCGTGGCGTAGAGGGCCTCCTTGCGCCTGCGGCGCTCCTCACTGCGTTCCCATGAATCCTCGGTCTTCGCGTGCTCCCCGGAGCGCTTGCCGCGCGCGAGCACCGCAACCGCCGCCAGCATGCCCAGGAGCAGTACGGCGCCCGGAAGCAGCCAGTTCAGCGATATGTCGGTCAATCTCATCAGGGGTCCCTTGCATTGGGATAGGGCGTAACGCCCGCCATAGTGGCCCAATCCTCGCGGCCCTCAGGGGGTTTCGGGACAAGAGACCGCCAAAGAAGTGCAATGAGTGACGCCAGGCGGCATTCTGCTCGAACTACCGCGCGAGGGACGGGAGTAGAGTGCGAGTGAGATTACCCGTTCGAATGGTTCTACGGAAAGTTCCTGCGACAAGTGAGGAATTCGTGAACCACCTGTAACCCAACGAGGGTCCCACCCGGAGTGGATCTTACGGCACCTGCCCCGGGCGATCTCCGGGGGGTCGTCCGGCGCGAGGTGTCCCGGTGATCGCTACGGGACGTCAACTGGTGAGGGCGGCAGTGAGTTTCGTGATCCGGTCCGCCTCGCAGGTGCGCGGGCAGGAGGCGCAGGTGTCGTCCGGGGCCACTGTGTAGAACATGCAGCAGCTCGCCCGGTCCCTGGTGGACAGCGACTCGCCGCCGGGGCCGGTCAGTTCGCGGAAGCCCGCGGCGCCCACGTAGGGCCGGGTCGCGCCGGGCAGGAGCAGCTCCAGCTCGCGACGGCAGCGCTCCTGTTCGTCGGGGCCCAGGAGTTCGGCGACGTACCAGATCCCCTCGACGACCTCGTCGGTCGCCATGCCCCACAGCGCGCGTCCGCGCCGCCGCATCCGCGGGCCGAAGCCGCCGAGCACCGGTTCTATGTGCTCGGCGAACGCCGTCCGCAGCTCGGCCCGCAGTGCCTCCTCGTCCGGGACCACCCGGGCGCCCGGCTCGGCGGACGCCGGATCGCCCGGCAGGCAGCTGAACGTTTCGCCACGCACGGCCAGCCGGCTCTGCTCACGCTGGAACGCCACATGCCGGGCCGGGAAACGCGGCACCCGGCGCTGCAGGAACCAGGGGACCGTGAAGAGCAGACAGGCATACCAGGAGTAGCGGTGCAGCCCGAAGGCCGCCACCACGTCCGGGCGGCCCTGTCGGCCGTAGTCCCGCAGTATCTGGGCCTCGTCCCACGCGAGGAACGCGTCGAGCTCGGCTCCGGCCGCCGCGAGCCCGGCGGCGGAGACCCACCCCTCACCTGTGGGCAGTGGATCCGTGGGAGCGAGTTCTGTCACGCTCACCATCGGCAGGACCTCGGTCAGGCGCGCGTACGCGGCCGTCACGGGCGACGTGCGGGACGTGGGGGCCGGTGCCGGTGCTGAGTGGGGCATACGGAGACCGCCGTTTCACCATCGCTGCCAAGTAAGGCTTACCTTACCCGAGGTGGGCGCTCGGGGGCAGGCAGAGGAAGACGCTCCGGTTCGACCTCGGTTCGACCTCGGTTCGACCGGGCTGCTCGGAGCCAGATCCGGGGACGAATGCCTCTGATCTGGCTCCGCGCGTGATCTGGCTCCGCGCGGCCCGGGTCGGTCGGTGGGCATCAGGCGCTGAGACCCCACAGGCCGAGCTGCTCCCCGGCGGCCTCTGGGTACGCCACGTCGAGGTTGTTGTGTTTCCCCGCGGGCGGCCAGAAGCGCGGTCGGTGACGAGCGAACCGGCTACTCGAACAGATGCCGGTGTGCCCTGCTCCAGGCGATCCTGTTGTCGAGTTCAGTCAGAAGCCCGCCGGCCACCCAGGTGGCTTGGGGCTCATGACCCTGTTCGGCCAGCCGACGCACGAGGTCGGCGTTGTCCTGTTGCCTGCCGATAACGGCGCCCACGATCCCGGCGGTCGAGTCAAGGTCGTACGCGTTGCAGAAGACCTCCAGCCGCCGACGGCGGTCGGGAGGCGCCGGGTAGCGCAGCCGGCGCAAGCACTCGGCGTCGTCGCGGAACGGGGCGACGTATTCCAGCGCGTAGGCCACGTCGTGCAGCCGCGGTG from the Streptomyces sp. NBC_00310 genome contains:
- a CDS encoding ATP-binding protein, producing MKRQARGGGPVAIGASSGEAVEEAAGDAEDKAGAGQLRRRLGRADLRAVPEARRALRELLRQWGRPGRSEIAELLTSELVTNAIIHTDHDAVLTATVSPRGLHVEVRDFVGRRPKPRMSNADDATHGRGLLLVQSLADAWGVQAHGVGKAVWFDLDGGLTR
- a CDS encoding DUF2637 domain-containing protein; its protein translation is MRLTDISLNWLLPGAVLLLGMLAAVAVLARGKRSGEHAKTEDSWERSEERRRRKEALYATASYILLFCCAAVAAALSFRGLVGFGEQNLGLSNGWQYLVPFGLDGAAMFCSVLAVREASHGDAALGSRILVWTFAGAAAWFNWVHAPRGLGHDGAPQFFAGMSMSAAVLFDRALKQTRRAALREQGLVPRPLPQIRIVRWLRAPRETYKAWSLMLLEGVRSLDEAVDEVREDKRIKEENRTRKREQERLERAHLKAISRGHRGLPGRGGGGGGGRQVDTTVERVPAAQVASEPAISTPDQLPVRSRPSLQPVRNGSDKSITVDLTAEDDTMALPRLDSLERKLKDLEQQFG
- a CDS encoding (2Fe-2S)-binding protein, which produces MPHSAPAPAPTSRTSPVTAAYARLTEVLPMVSVTELAPTDPLPTGEGWVSAAGLAAAGAELDAFLAWDEAQILRDYGRQGRPDVVAAFGLHRYSWYACLLFTVPWFLQRRVPRFPARHVAFQREQSRLAVRGETFSCLPGDPASAEPGARVVPDEEALRAELRTAFAEHIEPVLGGFGPRMRRRGRALWGMATDEVVEGIWYVAELLGPDEQERCRRELELLLPGATRPYVGAAGFRELTGPGGESLSTRDRASCCMFYTVAPDDTCASCPRTCEADRITKLTAALTS